The genomic region GTTGATCATGGTCCACGAGTTGCCGGCCGGTAAGGGCACGCAGATCACTGCGCTGAACTTCGGTGCGACGCCGATCACCGAAACCTTGCACTTGCCCGATATCGCGGCGGGGATGGTGGTGGACATTATCAATGAACGGGTGGAGGGCGACCTGAGCGCCGAGGGTGATTTCACTATCACGCTGGATGCCTATGAAGGCTTGGCGTTGCGGGTGGTGAGCAGCTCGCCGATATAACACGGGGCGGGTGTTGACAAGCCGGGTTGAAAGGAATTCAACGCCTTTGAGCCCGGCTTGTTTGCAATCAGAACAGCATCAGACGATCAATGATGCTTATTCTTGTGCTTATGCTTGTTGCCTTTGTGCTTCGCGCCGCCTGAACGATGATTGCTCTCGTCATCGGCCAGGTTATTACCCAGCGCACCACCTGCGGCGCCACCTACACCCGCGCCGATGGTAGAACCGGTGCTGCCACCCAAGCGGTTGCCGATCAGCGAGCCGCCGGCAGAGCCGACCCCGCCGCCAATCGCCGCTTCGGTTTTATTGCCCTTTTGCGCGCCAACCGCGCCACCCGCTGCGCCGCCCACGCCTGCACCGATGGCCGCGCCGGTCGATCCGCCGAGCTGTTGGCCTACCACATTGCCCAACGCGCCGCCGACACCGCCGCCCAGCGCGGCAGTGCCATCTCCGGCGGCCAGGGCCCCCTGGGAAATCAGGATGCCCAATGCCAGGGCAGGGAATGTCATTTTCATTTTTTTTTACCTCAAGGGCTGTCTCAGGCGCTCACGGTTTAAAGCACGCCCGGCATTCAGATTAGAGCACATGCGGTATCACTGCGGTTTTTGCGATAGTCATTGACGCAAGAAAAAAATTTCTTGTGGCCCTCTTGAATTCCGTTTCCGCGTCCATAAATTTTTCATCACGCGATGCCGAATTCGGGTCGCGTACTAAATCACTTGGAGAAACTCAGGAGATTTTAAAATGGCTACTACCCTTTCGTTGGCCCCACTGTTCCGTCAATCGGTGGGCTTTGATCGCTTCAATGACCTGTTCGAGTCAGCGCTGCGTAGCGAGGCTCCGAATTCCTATCCGCCTCATAACGTGGAAAAGCACGGTGACGACGCCTACCGCATTGTCATCGCCGTCGCTGGCCTGACCGAGGAGGACCTGGATATCCAGGTCGAAAGGGGCGTCTTGACGGTTTCCGGCGGAAAACGCGAAACCGACGATAAGGTCGCTTACCTGCACCAGGGCATTGCCCAACGTGCCTTCCGGTTGTCGTTCCGCTTGGCGGACCACATCGAAGTGCGTGGCGCAGCCCTGACCAACGGGTTGCTGAGCATTGACCTGCTGCGCGAGGTGCCTGAAGAGGCCAAGCCAAAACGCATCACGATTGGCGGCGAGGCCAAGCCTGAACTGCGTCAGGTAAGTGTGCAGTAAAGCAAACGGCGGTAAAAGGCGCTCTACGGAGCGCCTTTTTTATGCGCGTCAGATCTCGGTCTTGGTTGCGAACAACTTCCTGGCCTCGGCAAAACACTTCTCGGCAATGGCCGAGCGTGGTTCGGTCTTGCGCATCACCATGCCCAGGGGCGCGAGGACGCTGGCGTCCGGCAGGTTGATGAACGCCAGGTTCTCGATCGGGCTTTCCAGGCCGCTGTCCAGAGGCATGATCGCGCAGCAGAAGCCTTCGTGGATGGCCTGGAACAGTTGGTACGTCGAATCGCTTTCAAGGATGGGCTGCGGATCGAGGCCGCGGCTGCGGAAGCTCAGGTCGATGGACTTGCGGTAGTGCATGCCATTACTGATCATCCCCAGGGGCAATTCGGCAGCGTCTTCCCAGCTCATTTCCGTGCCGTCGAAATGGAAATGACGGGTGTCATACAGCAGGCCGACGCGGGTCTCGCCCAGTTCGAAAAAATCCAGGTAGTTGGCGTTCACATGGTCCAGGTAGCACACGCCCAGGTCGAGCTGGTTGGTGCCCAAGGCTTCGATGATTTTGTCCGAGCTCATGGAGGTCAGGCTGAACTTGAGCTCCGGAAAGGTGTGGGACAAGCCCTGGATGTAGCTGATCGGGTTGAATGCGCTAAGCGGCACCAGGCCCAGTCGCAGGTTACCGACCAGTTGGCCACGGCACGCGGCGGCCTCGGCAAACAAGCCATCGTGGGCGGCAAGCAGGGTCCGGGCCCAGGCCAGCACGCGCTCACCGGCCTGGGTGAAGCCTTCGAAGCGTTGGCCGCGGGTGACCAGTTCCAGGCCCAGCTCATCTTCCAGGTTGCGCAGGCGCATCGACAGGGTCGGCTGGGTGATATG from Pseudomonas synxantha harbors:
- a CDS encoding Hsp20 family protein, whose protein sequence is MATTLSLAPLFRQSVGFDRFNDLFESALRSEAPNSYPPHNVEKHGDDAYRIVIAVAGLTEEDLDIQVERGVLTVSGGKRETDDKVAYLHQGIAQRAFRLSFRLADHIEVRGAALTNGLLSIDLLREVPEEAKPKRITIGGEAKPELRQVSVQ
- a CDS encoding LysR family transcriptional regulator gives rise to the protein MDIKQLKFLIALEQTRHFGQAAARCHITQPTLSMRLRNLEDELGLELVTRGQRFEGFTQAGERVLAWARTLLAAHDGLFAEAAACRGQLVGNLRLGLVPLSAFNPISYIQGLSHTFPELKFSLTSMSSDKIIEALGTNQLDLGVCYLDHVNANYLDFFELGETRVGLLYDTRHFHFDGTEMSWEDAAELPLGMISNGMHYRKSIDLSFRSRGLDPQPILESDSTYQLFQAIHEGFCCAIMPLDSGLESPIENLAFINLPDASVLAPLGMVMRKTEPRSAIAEKCFAEARKLFATKTEI
- a CDS encoding glycine zipper domain-containing protein; its protein translation is MKMTFPALALGILISQGALAAGDGTAALGGGVGGALGNVVGQQLGGSTGAAIGAGVGGAAGGAVGAQKGNKTEAAIGGGVGSAGGSLIGNRLGGSTGSTIGAGVGGAAGGALGNNLADDESNHRSGGAKHKGNKHKHKNKHH